In one Salvelinus sp. IW2-2015 linkage group LG26, ASM291031v2, whole genome shotgun sequence genomic region, the following are encoded:
- the chmp1a gene encoding charged multivesicular body protein 1a produces MDDTLFQLKFTAKQLEKLAKKAEKDSKSEQAKVKKALQQKNVEVARVYAENAIRKKNEGLNCLRMASRVDAVASKVQTAVTMKAVTKNMTQVTKALDKALGSMDLQKVSAVMDKFETQVQNLDVHTSVMEDSMSSATTLTTPQDQVDDLIVQIAEESGLEVMDQLSQLPAGATSLGESSSRSQQEKEDQLSRRLAALRN; encoded by the exons ATGGATG acACACTCTTCCAACTGAAG TTTACAGCAAAACAGCTCGAAAAACTTGCCAAAAAGGCAGAGAAAGATTCAAAATCCGAGCAAGCCAAAGTTAAAAAG GCTCTTCAGCAGAAGAATGTGGAAGTTGCCAGAGTATATGCAGAGAATGCCATCCGTAAGAAGAACGAGGGCCTTAATTGTCTGCGCATGGCATCCCGTGTTGATGCTGTTGCCTCCAAGGTCCAGACTGCTGTCACTATGAAAGCG GTCACAAAGAATATGACGCAGGTCACCAAGGCACTGGACAAAGCGCTGGGTTCCATGGACCTGCAGAAGGTGTCTGCTGTTATGGACAAGTTTGAGACGCAGGTCCAGAACCTGGATGTTCACACCTCG GTGATGGAGGACTCTATGAGCTCGGCCACCACACTGACCACGCCCCAGGACCAGGTGGATGACCTCATCGTCCAGATAGCAGAAGAGAGTGGTCTGGAGGTGATGGACCAGCTCAGCCAGCTGCCTGCAGGAGCCACCTCATTGGGAGAGAGCTCCTCCCGCTCACAGCAGGAGAAGGAGGACCAGCTGTCTCGCAG GTTGGCTGCTTTGCGGAACTGA
- the LOC111953027 gene encoding P3 protein-like, with the protein MRTLFAFCCLFLITRGTDPPTEGRSLTDNNNMNVTADSNRRYIQIGDGTSQEFEFPENTKGVIVISSQYRSAVSTKGRESWKQTVNVSSLDSEVLSILNVSDSHAGPVKSFIISIRSGLPGRAQLLIQLLELDQDSFPVVIEERTDYCIRVAPGRDDPAARLIQSGVLSHFSENPVLFALLPLIFINKCAFGCKVEVEVLRGLLRKPVPLLLGVAGQFLVMPLYAYGLSRLGSLPKALSLGLVITCSAPGGGGGYLYSLLLGGDVTLAISMTLVSTVVAAAAMPLSSALYGRLLGVHAALHVPFIKILGTLLFIAIPISLGMLVKLRLPKLTRVLLALIRPFSFVLIVGGIFMAYQMGASILANVRPQIVVAGVTVPLFGLLLGFGMGKLAGLAVPQRKTVSIEVGVQNSLLALAVMQLSFQRAEADFASQAPFIVALSSTSEMLLIVLGHFAHRKFCTPTTRTET; encoded by the coding sequence ATGAGGACGCTTTTTGCATTCTGTTGTCTCTTCTTGATAACGAGAGGAACAGATCCGCCAACGGAGGGCAGGTCCctgacagacaacaacaacatgaaCGTGACGGCCGACAGTAACAGAAGGTATATACAAATCGGGGACGGGACCTCCCAAGAATTTGAGTTTCCCGAAAACACTAAGGGCGTGATTGTAATCTCCAGTCAATACCGAAGCGCCGTAAGTACGAAGGGCCGCGAGAGCTGGAAGCAGACGGTCAATGTAAGCTCCTTGGACTCGGAGGTTCTTTCCATCCTGAATGTAAGTGACAGTCATGCGGGGCCCGTGAAGAGTTTCATTATCAGCATAAGGTCTGGGTTGCCGGGTCGGGCACAACTGCTCATCCAGCTATTGGAGTTGGACCAGGATTCTTTCCCTGTTGTAATTGAAGAAAGGACAGATTACTGCATCAGGGTGGCGCCTGGCAGGGATGACCCAGCTGCCCGGCTTATACAGTCAGGCGTGCTGTCCCACTTTTCTGAGAACCCTGTCCTATTTGCCTTGCTGCCGCTCATCTTCATCAACAAGTGTGCCTTCGGGTgcaaggtagaggtagaggtgctGAGGGGTCTCCTGCGGAAGCCTGTGCCTCTCCTCTTGGGGGTCGCAGGGCAGTTCCTGGTCATGCCACTGTACGCCTATGGTCTGTCCAGGCTGGGCTCCCTGCCAAAGGCCCTCTCCCTGGGCCTGGTCATCACATGCTCTGCCCCGGGCGGCGGCGGAGGCTACCTCTACAGCCTGCTACTGGGCGGGGACGTCACCCTGGCCATCTCCATGACCCTGGTGTCCACAGTTGTAGCTGCAGCAGCCATGCCCCTGTCCTCTGCCCTGTACGGCAGGCTACTGGGTGTCCACGCTGCCCTCCACGTGCCCTTTATCAAGATCCTGGGCACCCTTCTCTTCATTGCCATCCCCATCTCCCTGGGCATGCTGGTGAAGCTACGTCTGCCCAAACTGACCCGCGTACTGCTTGCACTGATCCGGCCCTTCAGCTTCGTGCTCATCGTGGGTGGCATCTTCATGGCCTACCAGATGGGGGCGTCTATCCTGGCCAACGTGAGACCTCAGATAGTGGTCGCGGGGGTGACCGTGCCCCTGTTTGGGCTGCTGCTAGGGTTTGGGATGGGGAAGCTGGCAGGACTAGCAGTGCCACAGAGGAAGACGGTCAGTATTGAGGTGGGGGTGCAGAACAGCCTCCTGGCGCTGGCGGTTATGCAGCTGTCGTTCCAGCGGGCGGAGGCTGACTTTGCGTCCCAAGCGCCCTTCATAGTGGCGCTCAGCAGCACCTCTGAGATGCTCCTCATCGTCCTCGGTCACTTTGCCCATCGGAAGTTCTGTACCCCCACCACCCGGACTGAAACCTGA